The window CGCGGCTCATCGCCGAGCTGGCCCGTCGCGTGCGGGCCCTGCGGGAGCAACGGGAGCGGCCGCGCGACTCGCAGCGCTATGCGCTGGACTACGGGACGCTGACGCGGTCGGACTCGGGCCGCCGGCTGCCCGCGCGCGCCTGGGCCGACGTGCGCCGCGAGAGCAGCCTGCTGCAGCTGCTCAGCCGCCTGCCGCTCTTCGGCCTGGGCCGCCTCGTGACGCGCAAGTCCTGGCTGTGGCAGCACGACGAGCCGTGCTACTGGCGCCTCACGCGCGTGCGGCCTGACTACACGGCGCAGGTGCGAGCGCGCGCCCCGTCCCCCGCCACCGCCTCCGGggccgcgcgcgcgcgctctgAGCCgaccccctccctctgcccttgctTTGCAGAACTTGGAGCACGGCAAGGCCTGGGGCATCCTGACCTTCAAAGGTGAGGCGTTGGGGCCCCGGGTGGGGTGGCCGTCGGCCGCAGCCTGCCCCGCGAGCGTGTGTGCGATGCGCGCCGGCCCTCTTTCCCAGGACACACGGAGAGCGAGGCCCGGGAGATCGCGCAGGTCATGCACCACGACTGGCGGCTGGTGCCCAAGCACGAGGAGGCGGCCTTCACGGCTGTCACGCCGGCACCGCCCGAGGACGCTCAGTGCCGTGTGCCCTACCCGCCGCTCCTCCGGGCCATGATTCTAGCGGAGCGACGGAAGAGCGGGGACACCAGCACCGAGGAGCCCATGCTGAATCTCGAGAGGACGCGAGAGCATCCCTGGGACTACCCTGCGAAACAGGAGGCGAAGAAAAAGGCCAAGGCCGCCGCGGTGTAAAACGCCAGAGCGGGCAGGCTGTCCGGGAAGCGTACAGCGCTGGGCCCCGGTGTGAGAGCGAGAATGAACCCCCGGGAGCTTGCATCCGACCCGCCCCCGGCGACTTGTGCTGAAACGGACGGGCCGTTGCCCCGGTGTCTTTCCTTTGTCCCCCAGCTCTGTGATGGCTGCCGGGGGGAAGCCGCGGGCGGCGGGGCTGGCCGTGTGCAGCCCTCGCGCTGGCGCCTGTACCTTCCAGGCTCTTTCCCCGTCCCCGTCGCGTGCGGCCTCTGCCGGGACTCAGGCAGACTGCACGCGAATAAAGGCAGAAGCCATAGCCTTGGGGTGTGGTTTCTTTGACTGTGGGGCTGGGTTGGAGGAGTCTGGGGCTTGGGGAGCGCCGGGCGGGTGTCGCAGGGGTCCTGGGGTGGGCGTGAGCCTCAGCGCCCGCCCTCCCGGCCGCGGCCCGGCCCCTTTAAGCGCAGGCCCCGCCCGGTCCGAGCCTCTGCCACCACCGCCGCCGCCATCATGATCTGCCTGGTGCTGACGGTGCTGGCCCACCTCTTCCCGGCGGGTGAGCggcgcgggccgggggcgggccgccggggcgggggcggggggcggacgGGCCTGACGCGCCGCGCCCCGCGGGTCCCCGCAGCCTGCGCCGGCGTGCACGAGCGCACCTTCCTGGCCGTGAAGCCCGACGGCGTGCAGCGGCGGCTCGTGGGCGAGATCGTGCGGCGCTTCGAGAGGAAAGGCTTCAAGCTGGTGGCGCTGAAGCTGGTGCAGGTGAGGGAGGgcgagggcgggggcggggcgcagggGGAAGCGGGCGGGGGTCCCGGCGCGCGCGGCCCGACCCCACCCCGGCCCGCCGCAGGCCTCGGAGGAACTGCTGCGTGAGCACTACGCCGAACTGCGCGAGCGCCCCTTCTACGGCCGCCTGGTGGACTACATGGGCTCGGGGCCGGTGGTGGCCATGGTGAGTGCCGGCCGCGGGCGGGAGGGCGGGCGGTCCGTCCCTGGCCTCGCGCCGAGCACCCCGCCGACCCGCTCACAGGTGTGGCAGGGGCTGGACGTGGTGCGCGCCTCGAGGGCCCTCATCGGGGCCACGGACCCGGCCGACGCGGCGCCCGGCACCATCCGCGGGGACTTCTGCGTCGAGGTTGGCAAGTAAGGCCGCCAGAGCTTGCGCCCAGCCCGTCGCGACGCCCCAGCGGCCGCCGGCGCTCACGCGGCTCTCCCGCAGGAACGTGATCCACGGCAGCGACTCGGTGGAGAGCGCCCGCCGCGAGATCGCCCTCTGGTTCCGCGGCGACGAGCTGCTGTGCTGGGAGGACAGCGCCGGGCACTGGCTGTACGAGTAGCCCTGCCCGCGGGCCCCAGGGGCCGTCCGGTTTGCGACCCGCCTGGAAACGCACTCGGGCCAGCGCTGAGGCTGGCCGGCACTTCTGCTTACAATAAAGTGAAGTGCTTATGCTCACGTTGGTCTGGGCCCAGGGACACAGAACTACGTGTTAAGACATTTATTACATACAGAGCAGATACGTGGGTTTGCTTGCAGGGCCAAAGCCTGAGGAGAATGTccgcccagcccctcccccccagccgcACCCACCCAGCTAGCCCCCGAGTCACTGCACGGCCTGTGGGAACAGACAAGGGACTGAACGTACATCACAGTGGAGGgtggcagggtggtggggggaagcCTGCAGCTGCACGGGGCTGTGGCCAGGCCGGCTGGGCTCCTGGGGAGGCTGCCGGAGATGTGTGCTTCtctggtgggaggtgggtgggcagcaGGGCCGGGGGCTGCCCCAACCAGCGCCCCTCTCCAGCAGGTTCAGGGAGCAGCAGTCCAGGGCGGCACCCCTCAAAGCAAGTGGCCATCCACACCCAGAGCCGGCCACACTGCCAGCCCTAGGCACTTAGAGTGTGTCTCGGGAGCTGGGCTCCTTGGAAACTGTGGGAGGCAGTCCCCAGACAAGTTCCCCTGTCACCCTGAGGCTGAGCCTGTATCTTAGGACCGGCCCCAGGAGAGGCCAGGGgcctcccccttcttcctgagGCCTGGGCTTGCCCTGGCAGCCTGAGAAATTCCACCCTAGGGGTTTCTGGGATGGGTAGGACTCCAGAGCCTGCTCCTGCCAGGGGGGGGGTCTCCTGCCCGACAGAGCGAGCAGAAAGAGGGCAGCTGCCTTAGGCAGGCTGGTCACGCGCTTTCATGCCAGTTCCCGGGGTGGCAGGGAGCGGGGTGGGGAGCGTCCAGGGAAGGCTAGTGGCTGGGCCGGCCCCCCTAGGGTCAGGCCCCCCCTTCAGGCAGCAGGCAAAGGCTAGTGGGCTCCGGCTGGGAAGACTTGGCGGGCGGAAATCCCTGCCTCCTGCTCCAGGAGCACGGGAAGTGGGGGGGCCCCGGGGGGAGCTGGGAGCTGCCTGTAGGGCCCCTTCCCAGCCTGACCTACCACGGGATCCTGCCTCGCTCTGGCGCCAAAGGGCCCCTGGGACGTGGGAACTTGGGATGGGGGGCCGGCCACAAGCTGCCGGGGAAAGCACGTCCGTCTGGAGgggtccttcccctccctggtgAGCGCGCCACCCGGGTTCCCTGCCTCCCTGACCCACGCTGCCGCCCGCTGTCGGGGACGCCCGGCCGTAAGGTGAAAGCTGCAGGTTGAGAGCTTAGAAGAGGGGCTGGCGCCGGGCTGCCTGCAGGGCGGGCAGCGGGCAGGCGGGCGGGGTCGTATGTACACGTTGGCGTCGGGCAGGAGGGGCGCCGGAAGCCGAAGCCTCACTCGGGGCTGTAGGACACCTGCCACACGATGATGTGGCTGCGCTCGGCCTTGGACAGCAAGGGCTTCACCTGGTTCACGTCCCCCGCGCTCTCCTCCGTGTCGTCATCCTCTCCGTCGCCTAGGGAGACAGCAGCCGCGGTGATGAGACGGCCCTGCTGGGGACGCGCTGACCCGGGCAGCGCCCACTCACCGATGCGGAAGTCGATGTAGCCCTCCCCGCCACTCAGCACCAGCACGTTCTTCAGCTGCTGGCCCTCGGCTTCAGAGGCAGGGGCGGCCGGCCCGGGGCTCTCGGACGGGCTGTCGAGCACGCTGCCGTTGAGAGTGGCCAACACGTTCCCTGTCGGGGCACAGGGACCTCAGCGGGGCAGCCGAAGGGAGGCCACGCGCGGCCCTGCAGCGGGGGTGGGCCCGGCCCCTCCTCACCTGGCACGGAGACGAAAAACTTGACGGCGTCGCGGTGCCCGTGGAAGCAGAGCTGGGCCTGGGCCATGGAGCAGTAGGGGATGAAGCTGCTGGCTGATTTGTCACTGCTGTCGTCACCGTACACGTGAATGACACCCCCCGGACGGGCCCCCTCTCCGGAGGTGGGGGAGGTCTTGTTGgctggagagagagcagggcccCAGGACCCGAGCCTGAGTAGGAGACCAGATCTctagcgggcgaggggcagagggtgggagtgCGCCCTCGCCGAGGGGCCAGGCCGGCCTCGGCCCACAGGGCCTCTCAGGCGGGGGCTTCCCTCTAGGGGCAGCAGACAGGTGCTCTGACTTACCCCGGAGCCCCAGGAGCTGGCCTCGGTGCAGGACCACGgctgggggagatgggggggaCGGAACATggaagagacaggagaggagTCACGGgaggggcggcggtggggggggggagcgcggGGCAAGGCCGCAGCCCGGGAGGCACCCCATCCCCCAGTACGGCCCGGCAGAGCCCGCCCCGCAACCCCGGCCCTGACTCTTGCCCTTTGGCAGCAgccgtcgggggggggggggggtgactcaCTCTCGGTCAGCGGGATGGAGATGACGACGCCGTTGCCGGTGCCCACCCAGAGGCGGTTGCCCGCGATGAGCAGGGCTGTGATGCGCACGAAGGAGAAGCCCAGCTTGCctgtgcctggggggggggggggggggggggggagtcagcATGGCGGGGCCAGGGgccctccctgcccgccccccgaGCCGTCGCAGCCCCTCACCCAGCATCTTGCTGACATAGGGTTCGATGTCCACGTCCTGTAGGTGCTGGTGGGTGTGGGCGTGGTAGAGCCTCAGCGTGGAGTCCAGGCGGATGGACACCCACACCCCGTCGCCGATCCACGCCAGCTGCCGGACCTGGCTCTCCCGCCGTGGGTGGGCGTCAAATGATTTCTGTGGAGTCACGGCAGCTTGCgtcagtgggggcgggggggggggtactctGACCCCGCCACGGCCACCGGGTCACTGCTAATTCCCCTCTACTGCCTGCTTTGCTCCTCAAGGTCCAGGCTCCTAGGAGGAGCTGTCGCCACGCACCGGCCCCCTCCGCGCAGGGCCAGGTGGCCGAGGGGAGGCATGTGGGGCCCACGTGGTGTCACTCTGACTTGTCACAGAGTGCAGCAGCAGGCGGGATCCGGTCAGACGCACTCGCAGCCTGGCCGGTGACGTCGTCTCCCCGAGCACGTCTCCCGTGACCCCTCCACGAAGCCCCCAGTGCCTGTTAGAAGGCACGTTGGGAGTGACATCAGCTGACCGCCCCACACGGAGACCCTCCTGCCGCCAGCACTCACCTCGATCTGCATCGTCTTGGGCTGGATGACGTGCACCTTGTTCTTGTAGCCGCACCAGACGCGGTCGTACACGACGGCCATGCAGCGGATGGAGTGGTGTGGGTGGCCCAGGTCCATCAGGTGGTAGTTGCTCAGGTCCCACTGGCCATCTGCAGAGAGCCCAAGACACCTGCTCACACCTGGCCGGGGCCCACCTCCGCTCACACAGGGGTGGCTGCTCGGCCCAGGCCTCACCTTCGCCTCGGTGGAAGATGGCCAGAGTTCCGTCTGCCAGGGCCACCAGCACTCGCCCTTTCACGTGCCTGGAACGGAATGGTGGTGAGCGGGTGGAGGCCAGGCCACCCCGGGCCCCTCCCGGGCCCTCCCGGGCCCTGGCCTCTGCTGGCGGTCACATACACCAGGCTCAGGACGGAGTCCTTCAGCTTGATGGAGTGCAGACACTTCTTCCAGTTGGCCACAGCCGAGTGCACGTAGAGCCTGTGGGAGGAGGCCGTGGTGGGCAGGGGTGCTTGCCCGGGGACCCTGCCCCACCGCGGCCCCAGGGCCCCACCTACCAGCCGTTCTGGGCTCCCAGCCACATAGTGGGGGCAGCGCTGGTGCTGGCCCCCGCAGGGTCTGCGCTGGGCTCCGGCTCTGGCTGCACACCCCCCGTGTCGGCCTCCTGCCCGTTCTCGCTGCAGGAAGGATGGCGGCTCCAGGGTGGCCTGTGGAAGCCCGTCCCCGCCCGCCTCTGCcagtctccctcccctctgtctgccccgtCCCGAGATCGCCCACCTGCCAGGCTGGGTgctgggggccggggtgggggccaGGTCAGTGAAGACGTGCTCCGTGAGGGGCCCGGGCCGCACCGCAGCTGCCTCCGCCTCGCTGGGCCCAGAGTCTGGCACCTCCGTGGCTTCTGTGGCCTCTTCCGTGGACTGAGCTGGGTTGACCTTCCCGTTGGCGACGGCAGCCACCTCCCCTGCGTGAGGAGAAGGTGAGCCTGGCTGGCTGGGCGGTGGGGAGGAACGCGGGGCTCAGAGAAGATAGCCGCCCGGGCTCAGGCCCAGACTCACCTTGGCCCTTGTCCAGCACCGGGGTGTCCCCTCGGGAGGAGCAGTTGCTGCGTGGCACGTTGCAGCGGGTGGCACAGCCCACCAGGGTGATACCCGCCAGCACACCGTCTGCACTAGAGTCTTCTGGGTTTACGTCGCCGTCCAGGAAGATCTCCCCCGGAGGGTAGTCGCTGTCACTGGCCGCTGGGGGGAGAGTCACCGCCCCGTCACTCCTCACCAAGAAGCCCCTACTACAAGACCACACCCAGGGCTCCTGTCCCGGTGTgggtgctgggggaggaggtgggccccaggctctgctctcagGCCAGCCCAGCCTCAGCACGGGGGCCTGCAGGCCACCACCGCCTGGAGGCCTGGGAAGCCTGCGAGAGTGGAGTAGTTCAAAGGACTGTGGTCACATGACAGAACCTTAAGAAGTCTGAGGAGCTTGGAGTCATCTCAGCAAACGGACCCCGGCAGGGCCCTGGCCACCCCCAGGTGCTGGTGTGCGGCAAAGCCTAGCCTGGGGGGGCCCCAGCTCTCCCTGCTGCAGCCGGCCAGTGGGAGCTGGGCCCCCCAGTAGGTCCACGTTCAGCACCCGACTGACATTTCCGTCTGTCCCGGGGCCCAACGCATCTCCTTCCAGTTGGGTGAGTGGGCCTCGCCTTGGGTCTCGCCAGTTGTTCACAACACTAATGGGGACACCCCCACAGGCTCCCGAGTGTCCACATCATGTCCCAAGCAAGGCCGGGGCCGCCTCTACGTCGCAGCCACGTGCGGGGCGGCGCAGACCCCAGCGCTGTGGGTGTGGGCGTCCACGCGGGGCTGGCCCTCACCTGGAATGCTGGAGATGCACAGGACGTGGGCATTGCAGACGGTGAACTGGTCCACCACGGTGCCCGGCTGGTTGGCATCGATGATGACCACCTTGCTGGTGGTCAGGGTGCTGGTGAGGATCCACACGCGGCTGGAGGTGGCATCCACCTCGGGGAGCTCTCTTGCCTGTTTTGGGGCACAGGAGACGGGGGCTGGTGCCGGGTGCGGGCCACACCAGCAGCCGCACGGGGCGGTGGGGCCGCCTGGACTCTATCCGGAGATAACCTTGCCTGTGGCCTTAGGGGAGACGGCTCTCCTCCCTTGTAGCGGGGCGACAAAAACTCAGGACTGGACTTCCTACCAAGACCGCTGGCATGTGTGGCCTCACTCCCATGGAGAACTGAGCTCCTGAGTCTAAGTCCCTGCCCCCCAAGTCAGCCTAGGCCACAGAACAAGGACCCGTGGGTGAATCATTTTCTGCCACCCTCCTGTGCACAGCTTGCAAGGACAGAGATGCGCCCGGTGGCCTGACCCCTCCAGCCCTACCGCCTGCAGAGCGTCTGGGCCTCCACACTTCCCCACCCGCCGAGGACAAAGCACGGGTCCCACGTGCCCTGGACAGGGGGTGGGTCCTCAGATGAGCCCAGTCTCCAGCCCCGGCCTTAGTcatcctgtctctgtcactcCCGACAAGACTCCAGTGCCGGGCACAGCCCGAGTACACACACGGCAGCAAAGCAGGGGTCCCTGGCCCTGCCTTCCACTCTGACCTTCTTCTCGGGGGACGTGTGATTGCTCTTGGTCTCTCCTTCCACTTCCCGGTCGCAGGTCAGAGGGTCACGGCCTGGCGGGGGCTTGACTCCATTCGCGGAGTCGTCCTCGCTTGGTTTCCACCCACTCAGGTTGACGCCCGCAGCACACCACAGCTGGGAGAAGGGTCGTGTGGTCAGGAGCCCAGTCCCCTCCGCTGGCCCCTGGGGGCGGCGGGGCCTGAGACAGGTGCTCCCGCCCAGCCCCATGTGCCAGGCCGGCTGGGCCGGCTCACCTTCATGGTTGGGTCCTTCTCCACCAGAGGGCGGCAGTACACGGGGACAGGCACGTTCTTCATCCGCGTGTCCTCCTGGCCCCCATTGGGACTCAGCTGCAACCACAAGGCCGAGCGGCCACGTGGGCGCGAGGCGTGGGGCAGAGGGCCGGCCCCGGGCAGGAAGGGCCGCGGCGGCACTGCAGGGCTGCCccagcaccctccccaccccaccccgcgccccgcgccccctgCAGCACCTGCTTGTACTTGGCCGGCAGGCTCCAGCCGCAGGCCTGCAGCCGCCCGTCGTCGTTGCGCACGTGCTCGCGCACCTGCCGGTACTGCTCGCGCTTCTGCTCCCGGCGGGCGGACGAAGTGCAGTCACTGGGCAGGAGACGCGGCAGGTTACTCCTCGGCCGCGCGGGTCTGCCCTGTGGGGCGTGCGCCCCGTGCCCCGGTGCCCGTTCGGCCGCTGCTGCCACCGAGGGCTGGCTGGCAGGGCCCTGCAGtgaggtgcccccccccccccccccgcccccaacccttTCCAGGGCAACATCAGTCTTCTGATGCAAGACACAGAATTCCCCACTTCTGCCCTGGAGCCAGGTTCTTGGTATCAAAactaaggaaaacataaaattccGAAGGACGCCTATTCCCCGGAAGAAAGCTAACCTTGCTGGTAAACTTCCCATCAGCTCCAAGCGTCCCTGTGGGGCGCAGGTACGCAGGCcaggcggggttggggggggtccCCCAGGGCAGGGGAGCACAGCTGAGAGACTTTGTGCGGGGACTGAGGGGAGGGACACCTGGGGCGCCCCGTCAGGGTgtgggcacagagaggtcagCCTCCTTCCCACCAGGGACCCCGCCCCCAGCACAGGCCTCACGCTCCTGCCTCGGAGCCCAGAGGGGAGAGGCCCCGGGACACACCGTGTCCtcctcgccccccgcccccacgcagGCCAGTGGGAGACACTCACTCATCGGGGAAGAACTCCAGAGGCCGGCTGCCAGCCGAGATCTGGCACATGGCATGGCTGCGGCGCTGGCTGAAGCCGGCCGTGGTGGGCGATTTGTAGTGAATGTTCACCGAGGGATAGGAGCGCTTGGCCggaggggggctggaggaggagctgaAGAGGCGGCTGAAGCTGCCAGCGGAGGCATGGCAAGTGAGGGGCGGCCAGTGGGGAGccgtccctgcccccaccccaccccggcgccccaactCACAACTGCCAGATGGTGGACTTCTTCTTCTCCTGGACAGACGGATGCTCTCGGGACGCTCTGCGGGGAGGGGCCGGGAAGGAGCCCCGCTCGGCCAGCGTCCAGTGGACTTGCCCACACACCACACCCCCTCTGGGCCGTACCCAGTCAAACCCTGCACCGCTGTTGCTGGACTTCTCTGGCTTCGCTTGCCCAGGACCTTCtcagggggtggggcgggcaggcgggggggggggccctccccGTGGCCAGGAATGGAGCCTCGGGGAAGAGGGGTCCCTGCGTGGGTCGGTTCAAATCCCCCGAGGGGTTCCAGCACACCAGGCCCAACATGCCCCAGCCCAGCTCTAGCCCCTGGCCGGGGCGGGGCCCCCAAACAGCTCCCATGAGGCCCCTCCAGTCCTCCTATGAGACACGGGGCTGGGGTGCAGACCAAACTCAATGCCACCATCAGGGCCTCCTCTGGGGGTCACAGATCCCAAAAGGAGACGGGGGTGCCTTCCAGAGCCCCAAGGGCAGCCTGGGGGACCCACCTGATCATCTCGGTCCACCGCACGGCCTCCTGAAGCTCCATCAGCCTTTCTTTGTACTGGTTCCGCTCCATGAGCACACGTGCCATCTCCACCCGCGTGAAGCGACGGCGCTGCGCCATGGGGATCTtgtcctgggggggaggggggcgctgcCGGTCAGCCAGCGAGGGGCCTGCTGGCCGACTCAACACTGCGCCTCCTCGCCGGGCCGGCCCGGGTGTGGGCGAATCCCAGGGCGGGTTCCCACGGAGCCTCAGGAAACGTGGCGGGGAGggtgtgggcagggggcaggagatGCCGGGGGCCTGCCCGCCCCCAAAAGGTCACACGATACACTTGAGGGCTACGACACGGCCCCTGGACACCCTGGCGATCCCAGGTGAAACCGTCCGTCAACGCTAACAGGTGAGGCCGGTCCCAGGTGGAACCATGGGAAGACAGGTTCTAGGGAAGGTGCAGTGAGCAGGACCCGGGGTCACACGTCCGAGTAGGA is drawn from Leopardus geoffroyi isolate Oge1 chromosome E3, O.geoffroyi_Oge1_pat1.0, whole genome shotgun sequence and contains these coding sequences:
- the MAPK8IP3 gene encoding C-Jun-amino-terminal kinase-interacting protein 3 isoform X8, yielding MMEIQMDEGGGVVVYQDDYCSGSVMSERVSGLAGSIYREFERLIHCYDEEVVKELMPLVVNVLENLDSVLSENQEHEVELELLREDNEQLLTQYEREKALRKQAEEKFIEFEDALEQEKKELQIQVEHYEFQTRQLELKAKNYADQISRLEERESEMKKEYNALHQRHTEMIQTYVEHIERSKMQQVGGNSQTEGSLPGRRKERPTSLNVFPLADGMVRAQMGGKLVPAGDHWHLSDLGQLQLSSSYQCPQDEMSESGQSSAAATPSTTGTKSNTPTSSVPSAAVTPLNESLQPLGDYGASTKSSKRAREKRNSRNMEVQVTQEMRNVSIGMGSSDEWSDVQDIIDSTPELDMSREPRLDRTGNSPTQGIVNKAFGINTDSLYHELSTAGSEVIGDVDEGADLLGEFSGMGKEVGNLLLENSQLLETKNALNVVKNDLIAKVDQLSGEQEVLKGDLEAARQAKARLEGRIKDLEEELRRVKSEAIIARREPKEEVEDVSSYLCTELDKIPMAQRRRFTRVEMARVLMERNQYKERLMELQEAVRWTEMIRASREHPSVQEKKKSTIWQFFSRLFSSSSSPPPAKRSYPSVNIHYKSPTTAGFSQRRSHAMCQISAGSRPLEFFPDDDCTSSARREQKREQYRQVREHVRNDDGRLQACGWSLPAKYKQLSPNGGQEDTRMKNVPVPVYCRPLVEKDPTMKLWCAAGVNLSGWKPSEDDSANGVKPPPGRDPLTCDREVEGETKSNHTSPEKKARELPEVDATSSRVWILTSTLTTSKVVIIDANQPGTVVDQFTVCNAHVLCISSIPAASDSDYPPGEIFLDGDVNPEDSSADGVLAGITLVGCATRCNVPRSNCSSRGDTPVLDKGQGEVAAVANGKVNPAQSTEEATEATEVPDSGPSEAEAAAVRPGPLTEHVFTDLAPTPAPSTQPGSENGQEADTGGVQPEPEPSADPAGASTSAAPTMWLGAQNGWLYVHSAVANWKKCLHSIKLKDSVLSLVHVKGRVLVALADGTLAIFHRGEDGQWDLSNYHLMDLGHPHHSIRCMAVVYDRVWCGYKNKVHVIQPKTMQIEKSFDAHPRRESQVRQLAWIGDGVWVSIRLDSTLRLYHAHTHQHLQDVDIEPYVSKMLGTGKLGFSFVRITALLIAGNRLWVGTGNGVVISIPLTETVVLHRGQLLGLRANKTSPTSGEGARPGGVIHVYGDDSSDKSASSFIPYCSMAQAQLCFHGHRDAVKFFVSVPGNVLATLNGSVLDSPSESPGPAAPASEAEGQQLKNVLVLSGGEGYIDFRIGDGEDDDTEESAGDVNQVKPLLSKAERSHIIVWQVSYSPE
- the MAPK8IP3 gene encoding C-Jun-amino-terminal kinase-interacting protein 3 isoform X5; its protein translation is MMEIQMDEGGGVVVYQDDYCSGSVMSERVSGLAGSIYREFERLIHCYDEEVVKELMPLVVNVLENLDSVLSENQEHEVELELLREDNEQLLTQYEREKALRKQAEEKFIEFEDALEQEKKELQIQVEHYEFQTRQLELKAKNYADQISRLEERESEMKKEYNALHQRHTEMIQTYVEHIERSKMQQVGGNSQTEGSLPGRRKERPTSLNVFPLADGMVRAQMGGKLVPAGDHWHLSDLGQLQLSSSYQCPQDEMSESGQSSAAATPSTTGTKSNTPTSSVPSAAVTPLNESLQPLGDYGASTKSSKRAREKRNSRNMEVQVTQEMRNVSIGMGSSDEWSDVQDIIDSTPELDMSREPRLDRTGNSPTQGIVNKAFGINTDSLYHELSTAGSEVIGDVDEGADLLGEFSVRHDFFGMGKEVGNLLLENSQLLETKNALNVVKNDLIAKVDQLSGEQEVLKGDLEAARQAKARLEGRIKDLEEELRRVKSEAIIARREPKEEVEDVSSYLCTELDKIPMAQRRRFTRVEMARVLMERNQYKERLMELQEAVRWTEMIRASREHPSVQEKKKSTIWQFFSRLFSSSSSPPPAKRSYPSVNIHYKSPTTAGFSQRRSHAMCQISAGSRPLEFFPDDDCTSSARREQKREQYRQVREHVRNDDGRLQACGWSLPAKYKQLSPNGGQEDTRMKNVPVPVYCRPLVEKDPTMKLWCAAGVNLSGWKPSEDDSANGVKPPPGRDPLTCDREVEGETKSNHTSPEKKARELPEVDATSSRVWILTSTLTTSKVVIIDANQPGTVVDQFTVCNAHVLCISSIPAASDSDYPPGEIFLDGDVNPEDSSADGVLAGITLVGCATRCNVPRSNCSSRGDTPVLDKGQGEVAAVANGKVNPAQSTEEATEATEVPDSGPSEAEAAAVRPGPLTEHVFTDLAPTPAPSTQPGSENGQEADTGGVQPEPEPSADPAGASTSAAPTMWLGAQNGWLYVHSAVANWKKCLHSIKLKDSVLSLVHVKGRVLVALADGTLAIFHRGEDGQWDLSNYHLMDLGHPHHSIRCMAVVYDRVWCGYKNKVHVIQPKTMQIEKSFDAHPRRESQVRQLAWIGDGVWVSIRLDSTLRLYHAHTHQHLQDVDIEPYVSKMLGTGKLGFSFVRITALLIAGNRLWVGTGNGVVISIPLTETVVLHRGQLLGLRANKTSPTSGEGARPGGVIHVYGDDSSDKSASSFIPYCSMAQAQLCFHGHRDAVKFFVSVPGNVLATLNGSVLDSPSESPGPAAPASEAEGQQLKNVLVLSGGEGYIDFRIGDGEDDDTEESAGDVNQVKPLLSKAERSHIIVWQVSYSPE
- the MAPK8IP3 gene encoding C-Jun-amino-terminal kinase-interacting protein 3 isoform X7, translated to MMEIQMDEGGGVVVYQDDYCSGSVMSERVSGLAGSIYREFERLIHCYDEEVVKELMPLVVNVLENLDSVLSENQEHEVELELLREDNEQLLTQYEREKALRKQAEEKFIEFEDALEQEKKELQIQVEHYEFQTRQLELKAKNYADQISRLEERESEMKKEYNALHQRHTEMIQTYVEHIERSKMQQVGGNSQTEGSLPGRSPRQSWRKSRKERPTSLNVFPLADGMVRAQMGGKLVPAGDHWHLSDLGQLQLSSSYQCPQDEMSESGQSSAAATPSTTGTKSNTPTSSVPSAAVTPLNESLQPLGDYGASTKSSKRAREKRNSRNMEVQVTQEMRNVSIGMGSSDEWSDVQDIIDSTPELDMSREPRLDRTGNSPTQGIVNKAFGINTDSLYHELSTAGSEVIGDVDEGADLLGMGKEVGNLLLENSQLLETKNALNVVKNDLIAKVDQLSGEQEVLKGDLEAARQAKARLEGRIKDLEEELRRVKSEAIIARREPKEEVEDVSSYLCTELDKIPMAQRRRFTRVEMARVLMERNQYKERLMELQEAVRWTEMIRASREHPSVQEKKKSTIWQFFSRLFSSSSSPPPAKRSYPSVNIHYKSPTTAGFSQRRSHAMCQISAGSRPLEFFPDDDCTSSARREQKREQYRQVREHVRNDDGRLQACGWSLPAKYKQLSPNGGQEDTRMKNVPVPVYCRPLVEKDPTMKLWCAAGVNLSGWKPSEDDSANGVKPPPGRDPLTCDREVEGETKSNHTSPEKKARELPEVDATSSRVWILTSTLTTSKVVIIDANQPGTVVDQFTVCNAHVLCISSIPAASDSDYPPGEIFLDGDVNPEDSSADGVLAGITLVGCATRCNVPRSNCSSRGDTPVLDKGQGEVAAVANGKVNPAQSTEEATEATEVPDSGPSEAEAAAVRPGPLTEHVFTDLAPTPAPSTQPGSENGQEADTGGVQPEPEPSADPAGASTSAAPTMWLGAQNGWLYVHSAVANWKKCLHSIKLKDSVLSLVHVKGRVLVALADGTLAIFHRGEDGQWDLSNYHLMDLGHPHHSIRCMAVVYDRVWCGYKNKVHVIQPKTMQIEKSFDAHPRRESQVRQLAWIGDGVWVSIRLDSTLRLYHAHTHQHLQDVDIEPYVSKMLGTGKLGFSFVRITALLIAGNRLWVGTGNGVVISIPLTETVVLHRGQLLGLRANKTSPTSGEGARPGGVIHVYGDDSSDKSASSFIPYCSMAQAQLCFHGHRDAVKFFVSVPGNVLATLNGSVLDSPSESPGPAAPASEAEGQQLKNVLVLSGGEGYIDFRIGDGEDDDTEESAGDVNQVKPLLSKAERSHIIVWQVSYSPE